CGGGGGGTGTTTTTCAGGCTCAATATCTGGATAAAGAGAAGTATAAACTTGTTGGTCATATAACCAGCGTAGATAAAGAGCCAATCGAGGCGTCAATTAACGCTGGAGCTCTGCCAATTTTGACTTCTATGGCTGAAACCCCGTCTGGTCAGATATTGAATGTTAATGCAGATGTTGCAGCTGGAGAAATTGCAAGAGTTTTTGAACCATTGAAGATTGTGTACTTAAATGAAAAAGGTGGAATAATTGACGGAAACACAAAGGAGAAAATATCGGTTATAAACCTTGATGAAGAGTATGAAGATCTTTTGAAACAGAAGTGGGTGAAATATGGAACGAAGTTAAAGctcaaagaaatcaaagccCTTCTTACATATCTTCCAAGAAGCTCTTCCGTGGCAATTATCAATGTTGATGATCTTCAGAAAGAGTTATTTACTGACTCAGGTGCAGGAACTTTAATTCGCCGCGGTTACAAGTTGTTTACGAAGCGGACTTTGAAGAACTTCTCTCAGCCTGACTTGCTCCGTTCTGCTTTGGAGAGGGATCCAGAGATTAAGTTTGGGAAGAATTCTGTTGCAAACTATCTAACCGAGCTTGAAAAAATGAGCTTCAAGGCATATGGCGATGAACCCTTGGATGTCATGGCTATTGTGTGTGACGATCACGAGTTTAATAGTACGATTCCACGTCTTGACAAGTTTCTCGCTTCAAAGGCTGGCTGGCTAAATAACGTTACAGACAACGTGTTCAGtgcaataaaaaaagactaTCCTTCACTTTACTGGATAGTTGACGAAGACGATCCATATACTGCCTGGCATTTCAACAAAGCCGACGGTTCATATACAAAGGATGGAAAAATCTTGTACTGGTATGGCTGTAAGAACGTTGGCGATATCAGCTCTCTTATTGACtcattttataaaaaatgCTCTACTGCAAGTGAACAGGGGTCTGGTGTATTTAATGGACAACAGACTGGTAgcttttcaactttttctcTTGGGCTGGCTGGGAACAAAATTgcagcaaagaaaaataaaatttcgGCATGTATTGGACATCGAGCATATTCCACACAACCGTTGCGTGAGACAATAAATCATAATGTGGGAAAGATCGGATTGATCGGAGCCAGAGGATTCACTGGAAGAAATCTTATTGGATTGATCAATAAACATCCATACTTGGAAGTTGCCCATGTTTCATCCAGAAACTTGAAGGGAAAGAAACTTGAAGGATACGACAAAAGTGAAGTTATCTACGAGAACCTATCACCAGTGGACATAGAGGAGATCGAAAAAAGTGGGGAGGTTGATGTCTGGGTGATGGCTTTGCCAAATGGTGTGTGCTCTCCGTTTGTCCAGGCAATTGATGCTGGAAACTCTGGAAAATCACACATCGTTGACCTTTCTGCGGATGGCCGATTTGATACGACAGGAAAATGGGTGTATGGATTACCAGAATTAAGCAATAGAGCTGAGATAGCTCAAGCCACAAGAATATCCAACCCCGGTTGCTATTCTACTGCTTCTCAGATTGCAATTAATCCCGTGTTTAAATATATTGGTGGGCGTCCTTCCATATTTGGCATTTCTGGCTATTCCGGTGCCGGAACAAAGCCTTCgaagaagaatgatgtGTCGTTTTTGAATAACAATCTTGTCCCATACGCTTTGACAGACCACACacatgaaaaagaaatatcttTTCATTTAGGGAAGAAGGTTGCTTTTATGCCACACGTTGGTCAATGGTTTCAAGGAATTACCTTGACAATAAACATTCCTTTGAAGGAGAAGTTGACAGCAGAAGATGCTTTCCAACTGTATTCAGAGAAATATGCAAACGAAAAAATGATTTCTGTCATCAAAAATACACCTTACGTGAAAGATATTAGTGGAAAGCATGGTGTGGTTGTAGGTGGCTTCAGTGTGAATGAGGAAAAGGATAGGATGGCAGTGGTCGCAACAATTGATAATTTGCTTAAGGGTGCTGCAACTCAATGCcttcaaaatattaatttgatgatgaagtaCGATGAATATGCCGGTATTCCAGAAAGTAAGATGGTGTGCGCATAAGGTAGTTAGCAGGAACACAAAAAAGTTGTAATTAATTAAGATATCAGTGATAGACAAAGTCGTAAACTTTTGTAAATGTTATAACGTTTTCAAGAGGATCAGATGAATGCAAGAAAGACAGAACGAAGCCACTTGGAAATACccatcttcctttttcactATGTAAGAATAAACCAAACGcctgatattttttttctgataaCGGGGAAATTTCCTCGGGGAAAAGGTAAGGATGCTTTTCGGAGGAGGAGGgacatgcttttttttaatgtttTCTCGTTGCGTCTAAGACGGTGATAACTTAATAAACACCATTAATCACAAAAAGTACGTCACGATAAAGGTGGTATTTTAAGTACGCAAGATCGTGATCAGATGCGTTGCAACACTATACGATGTGTATACGGTTTGATAGCGAAACTTGGAGAGAGAGCTGAGATCAAGACGTACGATGATGCTTTCAACATATTACAATTTAGGAGCTATTCAAAATCCTATTGGAACCACAAGGGAAAGAAGCGTGGAATGTTTGGACGACAGAGAAGTAGGGAGTTATTTTTTGGTGGTACGTCACGGGATAGGGAAGCAGCAAATGTAGTGATTAGCCAAGTGAAAGGAATCAATGAACAGGGTCTCATAAAGCTTATTAAGGATGGTAAAGACATGGGGGTAACGAGCATATTGGAGTGCTGTAAGAGGCTTAATCTTGATGAAGAGGGTCTTGTTTTGGTATCACGTTTACGGAAACGAATAGGTGATCTGAGTGAAGAAATATTACCGGTGGTTCGCATTGTTGGTCGCCAACAAGCAAGAAAGGCGTATTCGGATTATTTAGGAGAGAAGGTCCGCGAGCGTTTACTCATCACACATCCGGAGTTAATTAGGAAACAGgagaaggggaaaaagaagacaaaATCTTTAGGTGGAGAAATATTGATGGAAAATGGAGGTGCAGACTTCAAAGTAGTGAGAGTGTCTTGGAAGATCAAGACGAATGATCTCGAGGGCCAAAAAAGGCACGAAATAACAAGTCAATTGAAGAAGGGCGAGCCAGTTTGCATAATATTTGATGAGAAAGGAAACTTCTTTCGCTCACAGAGAATGAAtaatggagaagaaatgtCAGATGCCGAAATCGCAAGAAGGAATTTCGTGTCGGACAATATCAAGAAATTGTTGGAAGAGGTGGGGGCAACATATGAAACTGAAGGAGAAATAACAGAGAAGCTAGCGTTTAAAGTGACGCCTGTGATAAAGAAGCAAATCTctaaacaagaaaaaaaagaattgaagCTGCAAAAGAAACACGAAAGACAAGAAAAGCTTCGCCAGCgcacagaaaagaaaagaaaagaagagaggaTGAATTTAAAGAAGCTCCAGGCTTCGTGACGGATAGAAAGATACATATATATCATTTGTAAATAGCCATATTCTAGAAAATAGACGGACATGCATATAAAACCAGAGATGCGCGAGAAGAgagagataaaaaaagaagagagaaCAGAATAAAAGACCCAATAACCAACCAAGAAAACGTAGCGACACCGAAATCAATGTGCTGAAAACGatgaataaatcaaataaaatgcttttcaaaCTAAAAAGGCAGGACAAAAGATTAACGAGCTATGAAAGAACAAATGTCACAAGAATGTAAACAATTCTTAGATCCAAATGCTTACTAATCTTTTAAAAATCCCAAGAAATAATACACGATATCTAAACGGAACCATATCTTACACTAAGATGGTGATAATTGTTTGACTGCACCCGTTTCAAGGATATACAGCCCttctttgtatttttgCTCATCAGAAATTGCCTTTAGATATTTCCAGCCTAAATATCGACCGCATTGCTTGCATGATACATTGCATATGCAATACGTTCCTGTGGTCATTTGCCGATCATTACTTCTGTCACAAAAGACATTAACAATCTTGTAGATCAGAAGGGCATTTCCTAGACCTCCTTGATAACAATCAGAAACTATATAGCTTGATAATGCAACATGTGTCATACAATGTGAGCAAACATATATTAACGGCTTTCCATGGCAATTATACTTCTTATGCCTTTTGTAAAACGGTACAGGAAGACGAGAAAGGTTTCTGTTGCCGATCGATGTTCCCCTTCGGTAGGGATTACCACCAATTGCACTCTCTCCAGAATTTTCATTACCTTCTGATCCAGTATCATCGCTCAACGAAGAATCGTCATTGGCAACTCCACCATAATCATCACCTCCCAACTCATAGacatcatcatctccaTCTATGTCTGTTGACCGATATCTATTTAATCGAATTTCATGCTGATAAGCAGagtatacttttttttggagaGCTTTATCATCTCTCAAAGAGTCATCAGACTCAAGGCACGTCGTATACCGGAATCCCATTCTCCAAATTTCATATCAGCTAACGGTAAACTCACAGAAATGCAGTAATTCCCTTGGTCTTTTTCAGATTCTTAATGTATAATTTGGCGCAACTAAATAGATGAATGTCTGCGAAAAAGGTGTaaactttttgaaataaaaaatgtatGCTAAGCTGAAGTGGTGAAAATACTGACCGGcacattcattttttttcttttatatttttacCCTCTTATCCGCACCTTAGTAACCGGCCGCACCCCGCATCTGACTTTAAGcacaaaaattattttagtaTTGCAGATGGATCTCTATATCAATAACAGAGAGATAcgaaaatgataaaaattaaGCATATACTATGAACTGGCCAATAAGAATAAACAATACAACCTATGCATAATGTCATCCAGCTCGGATGAAATGAATGTATGAAATAAGACAATCTTTGtaaaatatatacaaatCGTACTTTCAATTTAAATGCGGGACTGCTTATTTCTGCCCTACACCCAAAACTGTTCAAAAGGTCCGAGTGGATGAACGGTGTCGAATATAATGGAATGATTGACACTTCTAGTGAAACAGCTATTTTTGCGCTTTGTGTGTCATTGATTTTAAAAAACATCTATTCCACACCAGCACAATTGACAAAAGAGAGAAACAATTGACATAGATTCCAGATCTTTTGGTAAGGAAATTGGTACTTCTTGTTATTGAAACCATAACAAATGCTGCTCGGGCAACAACacacttttttatttggaAGTTTGTTTATTCGTAGGATTTACTTAATAAAACACACTTTTTTAAAGCTTATGTGCTGTTTGTTTATATGTTCTCAAGCTCGAAGCCTTAGTTAGGCCAATTGTGAGACTGAAATACAGCATACAAACCAACAGGCTATCATTTTTAACTATAAATGTAGAAATGCTGATTTCTATGCGACGTGGGATCGTAGGTGCTAAAATACAACATTTTATACATAAGAATGGATTGCTTAGGGGGAATTGGAGATCTGGAGTCCAAGCATCAAGTAGTTGCCTAAAACGGTCTAGAACCAGAAGTGCAGCTACATCCGTACAACAAACATAGATTTCAAAGACTTTCTTTGGGTGGAGATTTGGTTCTATTGAGACTAAAAAATTCTGGTGCTGTATTCAGATTGGATAAACGCGCCCTCGCAAATACAACAAATACAATATTTCGGGGATGAAAGCGGGTAGTGAGTGGGCTGCGGGGACTATCAATGAAAACCACATTGTAGATTTGTAGCTCGGGCTTATCGTTCGACCGGAGCTGAATCAACAACTAAGTTCTAAAGTTCGTATAAAACGGCAAATTCGGGAATATTGCACATTGCTTTATGATACAAACTGCATAGCCCGGTCCTTCAGAGGATGATGTGATTGGTCTGGAAGTTGCGGTCTTCATAGAATAAGCAATCTGGGAGTACTTGCAATATAATTAATTACTAAGATAATGTTATCAGCGCGACTCGGGTCCAAGGCGTAAAGAAACGCAACAGCGGAGAATTTCTAaaatttctaaaaaaaaaataaaaataaaaatttaaagagatgaaattgaaattctGCGTAGATATCCCCCACCTCCTCTTCTCTAGGTATAGAGATGGTCAGTTATTTTTCCTCCTATTGCGCCGCATCTCTTGGCAGCTTTTCCGTATAGCGGCCAAAggcatattttttccctgaGCGAagttaagaaaaaaatttccacTTCGGTCAAGCATggatcttttttatttttttttatttttttttttattttttttttataagTATCGCAGTAACCGTTTTCTATTATTGTTCACCGTATCCCTTTAAATCTGACTGTTTGTTCGCCGCTATCGagggaattttttttacttagCCAATTTAGCATAACTTGTTATAACAGCAGTACTTTCACTCAGTAAGTGATACCGAATACCCAGATTCAGCTGTCATCACGAAGATCGACACAGCCAGCATTTGCTTGTCCTCCAATAGGGATTACACACCATCTTTACACCCGCTAATTTAGACATCCAGCAAGATACACAAAAATACACAAACGGAGGCTGAAATGTCTCAGGTCCCGGACATAATTATGAGCgaaacatcatcatcgacCGTTGCTGGAGCAACGGCTAAAAACGGGGCGGTTTCCAGTGACAAGAATTTACAAGCATCGGGCAGAACCCACCCCATGGCATTCGGCACTATCCGGCAAGACGCCGCCAGTGTACCGGCAGCCCCACCAGAGGGAACGTTTTTTGGAAGGGTGTATCGGAGATTTCAGTACAGAGGGGTAAACCCTGGGGCGAGTG
This sequence is a window from Brettanomyces bruxellensis chromosome 5, complete sequence. Protein-coding genes within it:
- the ARG5,6 gene encoding Protein arg5,6, mitochondrial is translated as MPYTPLTVRNALARSVICKIASKAYRPMIYTSEIIPENTLSTIRCYSTRSTVIQLLNNIGSKREVEQYLKYFTSVSQQQFAVIKVGGAIITQQLPQLASCLAFLYHLGLYPIVVHGTGPQINQILEGQGVEPEYSNGIRITDTKTMAVVRRCFLQQNLRLVTALEKMGVRARPITGGVFQAQYLDKEKYKLVGHITSVDKEPIEASINAGALPILTSMAETPSGQILNVNADVAAGEIARVFEPLKIVYLNEKGGIIDGNTKEKISVINLDEEYEDLLKQKWVKYGTKLKLKEIKALLTYLPRSSSVAIINVDDLQKELFTDSGAGTLIRRGYKLFTKRTLKNFSQPDLLRSALERDPEIKFGKNSVANYLTELEKMSFKAYGDEPLDVMAIVCDDHEFNSTIPRLDKFLASKAGWLNNVTDNVFSAIKKDYPSLYWIVDEDDPYTAWHFNKADGSYTKDGKILYWYGCKNVGDISSLIDSFYKKCSTASEQGSGVFNGQQTGSFSTFSLGLAGNKIAAKKNKISACIGHRAYSTQPLRETINHNVGKIGLIGARGFTGRNLIGLINKHPYLEVAHVSSRNLKGKKLEGYDKSEVIYENLSPVDIEEIEKSGEVDVWVMALPNGVCSPFVQAIDAGNSGKSHIVDLSADGRFDTTGKWVYGLPELSNRAEIAQATRISNPGCYSTASQIAINPVFKYIGGRPSIFGISGYSGAGTKPSKKNDVSFLNNNLVPYALTDHTHEKEISFHLGKKVAFMPHVGQWFQGITLTINIPLKEKLTAEDAFQLYSEKYANEKMISVIKNTPYVKDISGKHGVVVGGFSVNEEKDRMAVVATIDNLLKGAATQCLQNINLMMKYDEYAGIPESKMVCA